Proteins encoded together in one Xiphophorus maculatus strain JP 163 A chromosome 13, X_maculatus-5.0-male, whole genome shotgun sequence window:
- the tpmt gene encoding thiopurine S-methyltransferase, translated as MLEQQADRVMELSEWSQRWQENKIGFHQPEVHSMLQTNYEAVVNGRSVVRWFFPLCGKSVDMKWLADLGHSVVGVEISETAIRQFFQENNMTFSEEDVPAVPGAKVFQNSDRSVSLYQCDLFSFSSAVAGRFGAIWDRGSLVAINAQDRDRYAALIVSLMAPDCRYLLDTLLYNPERYKGPPFYVPEEQVQSLFGSRCDMKLLQSVDALTDRQRAWGLEALTENVHLLTLRAAN; from the exons ATGCTGGAGCAGCAGGCCGACCGGGTCATGGAGCTGTCGGAGTGGAGCCAGCGCTGGCAGGAGAACAAGATCGGCTTCCATCAGCCGGAGGTCCACAG CATGCTGCAGACGAACTATGAGGCGGTGGTGAACGGACGGAGCGTTGTCCGGTGGTTCTTCCCTCTGTGTGGGAAATCTGTGGACATGAAGTG GTTGGCGGATCTGGGTCACTCGGTGGTCGGCGTGGAGATTTCAGAGACGGCCATCAGACAGTTCTTCCAGGAGAACAACATGACGTTCAGCGAGGAGGACGTCCCCGCCGTCCCCGGGGCCAAAGTCTTCCAG AACTCGGACCGCTCCGTGTCCCTGTACCAGTGCGACCTGTTCAGCTTCTCCAG cgCTGTGGCGGGTCGGTTTGGGGCGATCTGGGACAGAGGCTCTCTGGTGGCCATCAACGCCCAGGACAGGGACCG GTACGCGGCTCTGATCGTCTCTCTGATGGCTCCAGACTGCAGATACCTGCTGGACACGTTGCTCTACAATCCAGAGCGCTATAAAG GTCCTCCGTTCTACGTCCCCGAAGAACAAGTCCAGAGTTTGTTTG GCAGCAGGTGTGacatgaagctgctgcagtCTGTGGACGCGCTGACAGACCGACAGAGGGCCTGGGGGCTGGAGGCGCTGACGGAAAACGTCCACCTCCTCACCCTGAGGGCGGCCAACTGA